From one Sulfurospirillum oryzae genomic stretch:
- a CDS encoding transglutaminase-like cysteine peptidase: MKTNVLALCFGVAVLTVTLFSTAEFVLSGISLEKVEKEYGVFAKKRVLALVAMMNRAKDESELEKLEKVNDFFNATPYHSDKSVWGVDDYWATRLEFIGKDKGDCEDYVIAKYFTLKELGVPASKMYMTYAKSLKFNVAHMVLTYYPTPKSIPLVLDNYNYKILPANERTDLVPIYSFSGDDLFNAKQAQLGKMLPAVTKQTRAWDELKIEKKEK; encoded by the coding sequence ATGAAAACAAACGTCCTTGCATTATGTTTTGGGGTGGCGGTACTTACTGTCACCCTTTTTAGTACTGCCGAATTCGTTCTCTCTGGGATTTCTTTAGAGAAGGTTGAAAAAGAGTATGGGGTGTTTGCTAAAAAACGTGTGTTGGCACTTGTCGCTATGATGAATCGTGCTAAAGATGAAAGCGAACTTGAGAAGCTTGAAAAAGTCAATGATTTTTTCAATGCTACGCCTTATCATAGCGATAAATCGGTGTGGGGTGTCGATGACTACTGGGCGACACGGTTGGAGTTTATCGGGAAAGATAAAGGCGACTGTGAAGACTATGTTATTGCGAAGTATTTTACGCTCAAAGAACTGGGTGTTCCTGCTTCTAAGATGTATATGACCTATGCGAAGTCACTTAAATTTAACGTAGCCCACATGGTTCTTACGTACTATCCAACACCAAAATCTATCCCCTTAGTTTTAGATAATTACAATTACAAAATCCTCCCTGCAAATGAACGTACCGATCTTGTCCCAATTTATAGTTTTAGCGGAGATGATCTGTTCAACGCCAAACAAGCGCAACTGGGAAAAATGCTTCCAGCCGTTACCAAACAGACACGTGCATGGGATGAGCTTAAAATAGAGAAAAAGGAAAAATAA
- a CDS encoding M14 family metallopeptidase yields MREEILCEITSLSREPLRIKGFRFGTPNSKPSCVIVGPLTGTAIDQLWVASRLVRFLRQQELENPAFIKGEILVVPAVNPYSFNMGKSFWPMDNTDIDAMFPGYDKGESTQRIAAKLFEKINHFEYAVVLEARKDRAECIPYVKVLKTGYEDVNEAQAFGLDFIHYKEPTPSDTVSLNYNWQIWNAKSFSIISGKKGTLRKIESTKVFDALIRFLSKKGMIDYAAFEGAVGNVITSEDMEVVKSNAAGLFDALAPIGEHVVHGQPLARIYNALDGSLLQTIIAPCEGIVSCKYDYPLIFQNAVAFRIIKLEK; encoded by the coding sequence ATGAGAGAAGAGATTTTATGCGAAATCACCTCACTCAGTCGTGAGCCACTTCGTATCAAAGGGTTTCGCTTTGGAACGCCCAATAGCAAACCAAGCTGTGTGATCGTAGGCCCTTTAACAGGAACCGCTATTGATCAGCTTTGGGTCGCATCAAGACTTGTTCGCTTCTTGCGCCAACAAGAACTGGAAAATCCTGCTTTTATAAAAGGAGAGATTTTAGTCGTCCCTGCAGTCAATCCCTACTCGTTTAATATGGGAAAATCCTTTTGGCCGATGGATAACACCGACATCGACGCCATGTTTCCAGGCTACGACAAGGGAGAGTCAACCCAACGCATTGCTGCGAAGCTTTTTGAAAAAATCAATCACTTTGAGTATGCCGTAGTCCTAGAAGCGAGAAAAGATCGTGCTGAGTGTATTCCTTACGTTAAGGTACTCAAAACGGGCTATGAGGATGTCAACGAAGCGCAAGCATTTGGGCTGGATTTCATTCACTACAAAGAGCCAACACCTAGCGATACCGTCTCATTAAACTATAACTGGCAAATCTGGAATGCAAAGTCTTTTTCCATTATTTCAGGCAAAAAAGGCACGCTTCGCAAAATTGAATCAACCAAAGTTTTCGATGCGTTGATTCGCTTTTTGTCTAAAAAAGGGATGATTGATTATGCAGCCTTTGAAGGTGCGGTGGGTAATGTTATCACATCAGAGGATATGGAAGTGGTCAAAAGCAACGCAGCAGGGCTTTTTGACGCGCTTGCACCCATTGGTGAACACGTGGTGCATGGGCAACCGCTTGCTCGCATATATAACGCACTGGATGGCTCACTTTTACAGACCATCATTGCACCATGTGAAGGCATAGTGTCGTGTAAATACGACTATCCACTCATCTTCCAAAATGCTGTGGCATTTCGCATTATCAAACTCGAAAAATAA
- a CDS encoding bifunctional diguanylate cyclase/phosphodiesterase has protein sequence MTLFKQMAVMLSLFLGVILACVMVLNFKTATAFVQDQLYTNAKNTAHSLGLSLSKIVDPNDVASMETMINAIFDSGYYERIALIGVEGNPIYVKETDVLVSDVPQWFINTVTIQNAYATSDIMMGWNRFGTLEVSGHTGNAYRQLYKTLIDLVETFVVIGVVVLGLLYLLLTLSLQSIKQIRDQARGIIENRFIIEPKMPFTTEFRSATVAMNAMVSKVKDIFERENETLMQYQDLLYKDAETKLYNRRYLVTKLPEYLQGDTTLSQGLHVMLSVDELDRFKKEYGYENYMKLIKKVAEGLSGCAGLCENTLFARLNESDFFLLMPFQDDVALKKHLDTMLLELQRSIDAQALVYLVIGVGIGVYNEHDTIKSLLSKADLTVSQAKQNGNFTCTMALQQPHSLILSREEWRKELVDGLSESRFVFATQNVIHAQDTSSSIVHEEVFIRLKGSDGFTHSAGFFLPMATVLGLADEIDRYMIQKMLQRFIAQEMNTPLALNLSAEFVGHYANIQWLKEQLEKLSPTQRAMLWFEVSNTIALHNLEAIVSLSALLKMLGCRFGIDSFAIPSEGAYYLQAIRPDYVKCSVVYLKDIMLDASTGKSQESLNNIVRSLGISIIATNIEDEQDLATLKYLGIAYRQGRLIAPIELLAE, from the coding sequence ATGACTCTTTTTAAACAAATGGCAGTAATGCTCAGTCTTTTCTTAGGTGTAATTCTTGCCTGTGTTATGGTGTTAAACTTCAAAACTGCCACAGCGTTTGTTCAAGACCAGCTCTATACCAATGCTAAAAATACAGCGCATTCCCTTGGATTATCTCTTTCAAAAATTGTAGACCCTAACGATGTGGCGAGTATGGAGACGATGATTAATGCTATCTTTGACAGTGGGTATTATGAGAGGATTGCTTTAATCGGCGTTGAGGGAAATCCTATCTATGTGAAAGAAACCGATGTTCTTGTGAGCGATGTACCTCAGTGGTTCATTAACACGGTGACCATTCAAAATGCTTATGCGACGAGTGACATTATGATGGGGTGGAATCGTTTTGGTACGCTTGAAGTCAGCGGGCATACGGGAAACGCTTACAGACAGTTGTATAAAACATTGATTGATCTTGTTGAGACATTTGTTGTTATTGGTGTCGTTGTTTTAGGGTTGCTTTACCTTTTGCTTACCCTTAGTCTTCAATCCATTAAACAGATTCGCGATCAGGCACGAGGTATTATTGAAAATCGTTTTATTATCGAGCCGAAAATGCCTTTTACAACGGAGTTTCGTTCTGCAACAGTCGCTATGAATGCGATGGTTTCAAAAGTCAAAGATATTTTTGAGCGGGAAAATGAAACGCTCATGCAGTATCAAGACTTGCTTTACAAAGATGCAGAGACAAAGCTTTATAACCGCCGTTATTTAGTCACCAAACTTCCTGAATACCTCCAAGGCGATACCACCTTGTCACAAGGTTTACATGTAATGCTAAGTGTCGATGAGTTGGATCGTTTTAAAAAAGAGTACGGCTATGAAAATTACATGAAGCTGATTAAAAAAGTTGCAGAAGGATTATCAGGTTGTGCAGGGTTGTGCGAAAACACACTCTTTGCAAGACTTAATGAGAGCGACTTTTTCCTTTTAATGCCATTTCAAGATGATGTTGCACTCAAAAAACACCTTGATACTATGCTTTTAGAACTACAACGTAGTATTGATGCGCAAGCCTTAGTCTATTTAGTCATTGGCGTAGGTATAGGGGTGTATAATGAACATGACACGATTAAATCACTTCTTTCAAAAGCAGATTTAACAGTATCTCAAGCTAAACAAAATGGTAATTTTACATGCACGATGGCATTACAACAGCCTCACTCGTTAATTTTAAGTCGTGAAGAGTGGCGCAAAGAATTGGTGGATGGACTGAGCGAGTCACGTTTTGTATTTGCAACGCAAAATGTTATTCATGCCCAGGACACTTCTTCGAGTATTGTTCATGAAGAGGTTTTTATTCGCCTCAAAGGAAGCGATGGCTTTACACACTCCGCTGGCTTTTTCCTCCCTATGGCAACTGTTTTAGGTTTGGCGGATGAAATTGATCGTTATATGATTCAAAAGATGCTTCAACGATTTATTGCGCAAGAGATGAACACGCCATTAGCACTCAACCTGAGTGCTGAATTTGTAGGACATTATGCCAATATTCAATGGCTTAAAGAGCAATTGGAAAAACTCTCTCCAACCCAACGTGCAATGCTATGGTTTGAGGTGAGCAACACTATTGCCCTTCATAATCTTGAAGCAATTGTCTCTTTGAGCGCTCTTCTTAAAATGTTAGGATGCCGTTTTGGTATTGATAGCTTTGCCATTCCATCCGAAGGTGCTTATTATCTTCAAGCAATCAGACCTGATTATGTTAAATGTTCGGTTGTGTATCTTAAAGACATTATGCTTGATGCCAGCACAGGAAAAAGCCAAGAAAGCCTCAATAACATTGTGCGAAGCCTTGGCATTTCGATTATTGCAACAAACATTGAAGATGAGCAAGATCTTGCAACTTTAAAATATTTAGGCATTGCTTATAGGCAAGGAAGATTGATAGCGCCTATTGAGTTATTAGCAGAGTAG